One window from the genome of Diospyros lotus cultivar Yz01 chromosome 11, ASM1463336v1, whole genome shotgun sequence encodes:
- the LOC127812719 gene encoding uncharacterized protein LOC127812719, with translation MKVKRAEQPDRKEREKEKKKLAPEQKMDYRPSRAPDRPSFGGARGSPDKNYLLRPPPLKSPPNTRSKKKYCRFHHDHGHDTEDCIQLKEEIQELINRGYLQDFVGRGGTSSGKVESKSEHRGRSPTRDRFRERSRTPPQREGKQPTEKGGQKFILYTLAAGTVPGSHSTAPKSTVKEGVVITFSEEDLPSYPSYLDPLVITAQVGEWEMRRILVDPGSS, from the exons atgaaggtgaagcgggCGGAACAACCTgacaggaaagaaagagaaaaggagaagaaaaaactGGCCCCAGAGCAGAAGATGGACTATCGCCCCTCCCGAGCTCCCGATCGCCCGAGTTTTGGGGGTGCACGTGGAAGCCCG GATAAGAATTATTTACTGCGTCCTCCCCCGCTGAaatctccacccaacactcgaagcaaaAAGAAGTATTGCCGTTTTCACCACGACCACGGCCATGATACTGAGGATTGCATCCaactgaaagaagaaatacaagAGCTTATCAACCGAGGATACCTTCAGGATTTCGTAGGTCGAGGAGGTACGAGCTCGGGCAAGGTAGAATCCAAGTCGGAGCATCGAGGGAGGTCTCCTACTCGAGATCGCTTTCGAGAGCGAAGCCGAACACCGCCCCAGAGAGAAGGAAAGCAGCCCACCGAGAAGGGGGGACAGAAGTTTATCTTATACACGCTGGCGGCAGGGACAGTTCCAGGGTCCCACTCAACTGCTCCCAAGAGCACGGTAAAGGAAGGGGTGGTCATCACTTTCTCTGAGGAGGATCTTCCGAGTTATCCCAGCTATTTGGACCCTCTGGTGATCACTGCTCAAGTGGGAGAGTGGGAGATGAGGCGAATCCTCGTGGATCCAGGTAGCTCTTAA